In a genomic window of Desulfobotulus mexicanus:
- a CDS encoding acyl-CoA dehydrogenase — MPLIERRDQDFLLHEVFSVSDFSKHEKFADFNKKTCDMIITEARNLAIKEILPTNKLADKENGHPEAVKLIDGQVKVPPSFHKPYKLFCDGQWLAMCDDPEFGGQGMPHLLAMAAGEYFTSANCSFMMYPGLTHGCGNILATFGTEKQKQLYVKNIFSGKWGGTMCLTEAVAGSDVGALETVAIPQGDGTYKIKGNKIFISGGDSDLVENMVHPVLARIEGAPAGTKGISLFLVPKYRVNDDGSMGEFNDVDTVGIEEKMGIHGNATCTLAFGSKDNCIGELIGEPNKGMKYMFLMMNEARQGVAMQGLGFATASYCNAIQYAKERIQGPNLMKAVLEGDLTGVPIIQHPDVRRMLMSMKAYVEGCRFLVYYLNSCFDKAHTTADDAEKTKWEGLIEILTPIAKSYCTDKAVEVASTGVQIYGGYGFIEEYPQAQHYRDAKITAIYEGTNGIQAMDLLGRKLGMRKGKPIMDLMGEVNATVAKAREAGLEKIADSLQAAINKLGEVTMTIGAAAMSEKALDAFASATPFLEVAGDLVMAWAWAERATVAKKAVEGAKKKDVPFYEGQLATAKYFYEQLLPTAIGKMDSVKNLTGAIMEIPEEAFVG; from the coding sequence ATGCCACTTATTGAACGCAGAGATCAGGATTTTCTGTTGCACGAAGTTTTCAGTGTAAGCGATTTCAGCAAGCATGAGAAGTTTGCAGATTTCAACAAAAAAACCTGCGACATGATCATTACCGAAGCCAGAAATCTGGCCATCAAAGAAATCCTGCCCACCAACAAACTGGCGGACAAGGAAAATGGACATCCCGAAGCCGTAAAACTGATAGACGGTCAGGTAAAGGTTCCGCCCTCATTCCACAAGCCCTACAAGCTCTTCTGCGACGGTCAGTGGCTGGCCATGTGCGATGATCCCGAATTCGGTGGTCAGGGCATGCCCCACCTTCTGGCCATGGCTGCTGGTGAATACTTCACCTCAGCCAACTGCTCTTTCATGATGTACCCCGGCCTGACCCACGGCTGCGGCAACATCCTTGCCACCTTTGGTACGGAAAAGCAGAAGCAGCTTTATGTAAAAAACATCTTCTCCGGTAAATGGGGCGGCACCATGTGCCTCACAGAAGCCGTAGCTGGTTCCGACGTTGGTGCCCTTGAAACCGTAGCCATTCCCCAGGGAGACGGCACCTACAAGATCAAAGGCAACAAGATCTTCATCTCAGGCGGTGACTCTGACCTTGTGGAAAACATGGTACACCCCGTTCTTGCACGCATCGAAGGCGCTCCCGCAGGCACCAAGGGTATTTCCCTCTTCCTTGTTCCCAAGTACAGAGTGAACGATGACGGCTCCATGGGTGAATTCAACGACGTTGATACCGTTGGTATCGAAGAAAAAATGGGTATCCATGGCAACGCCACCTGTACCCTGGCCTTCGGTTCCAAGGACAACTGCATCGGTGAGCTGATCGGTGAGCCCAACAAGGGCATGAAGTACATGTTCCTCATGATGAACGAAGCCCGTCAGGGTGTGGCCATGCAGGGCCTTGGTTTTGCCACCGCCTCCTACTGCAACGCCATCCAGTATGCCAAAGAGCGTATTCAGGGACCCAACCTGATGAAAGCCGTTCTTGAAGGCGACCTTACCGGTGTACCCATCATTCAGCACCCCGATGTACGCCGTATGCTTATGTCCATGAAAGCCTATGTGGAAGGCTGCCGCTTCCTTGTATACTACCTGAACAGCTGCTTTGACAAAGCCCACACCACGGCAGATGATGCAGAAAAAACCAAGTGGGAAGGTCTCATTGAAATCCTGACCCCCATTGCCAAGTCCTACTGCACCGACAAGGCCGTTGAAGTAGCTTCCACCGGTGTTCAGATTTACGGTGGTTACGGCTTCATCGAAGAATATCCCCAGGCTCAGCACTACCGTGATGCCAAAATCACCGCCATCTATGAAGGCACCAACGGCATCCAGGCCATGGACCTCCTTGGTCGTAAACTCGGTATGCGCAAAGGCAAGCCCATCATGGATCTCATGGGTGAAGTCAATGCAACCGTTGCAAAAGCCCGTGAAGCCGGTCTTGAAAAAATTGCTGACAGCCTGCAGGCTGCCATAAACAAGCTGGGTGAAGTTACCATGACCATCGGTGCCGCAGCCATGAGCGAAAAAGCACTGGATGCCTTTGCTTCCGCTACTCCCTTCCTTGAAGTGGCTGGCGACCTTGTTATGGCATGGGCATGGGCCGAGCGTGCAACCGTTGCCAAAAAAGCCGTTGAAGGTGCCAAGAAAAAAGACGTACCCTTCTACGAAGGTCAGCTTGCTACTGCCAAGTACTTCTATGAGCAGCTTCTGCCCACCGCCATAGGTAAAATGGACTCCGTTAAAAACCTTACCGGAGCCATCATGGAAATCCCCGAAGAAGCCTTTGTGGGTTAA
- the tatA gene encoding twin-arginine translocase TatA/TatE family subunit: MFGIGIPELIIILVIVLVVFGASKLPEIGSGLGKAIQNFKQASSKDNLSETKLEQENKKDAE; the protein is encoded by the coding sequence TCGGCATACCGGAACTGATTATCATCCTTGTAATTGTGCTCGTAGTCTTCGGAGCATCCAAGCTTCCGGAAATCGGCTCCGGACTTGGCAAAGCCATACAGAATTTCAAGCAGGCTTCCAGCAAGGACAACCTTTCCGAAACAAAGCTCGAGCAGGAAAACAAAAAAGACGCTGAATAA